The DNA segment ACACATGCTATCAAATATGATGTTCATTACTGGAATGCACAAGCAAAACCATTTGTAGATAAGAATGCATTTATTCAAATTGTACCTTCTGTTAATCCATTGACATTAAGAAAAGGTGATACCTATGAAATCCAAGTGTTTAAAGATGGTAAACCATATGCGAATGCACCTCTTATCAAAGATTTAGTAAATGATTTAACTGGTGAAGCTAAAGCCGATGAAAATGGTAAAGCTACTGTAGCTGTTACAGCAGATGGCTTAAATGTAGTAGGTGTTGAAGTTGCATTCCCTACACAAACTAAAGGGGAACAAAATAAATACTTTAGTGCATTGTCCTTCCTTATTTCTCCTGAAGAATAATAATTAGTAATTTTAGTACTTACCGAGTGTGTGAGTTAATAGAAGACCTCCTTAGTTGGACTAAGGGGGTCTTTTTATATTTTGAGCAAATAAAAATGTAAATGTGTTCTGTGAGGACGCTTACCTACAAGGTAAGTAAAAGGAGAGATTATTATGAAGTTACATCGCCATTTATCCGCTGTGATGGCTGCTTTAGTTTTAACTGGTATATCTTATTCTGCGATAGCAACAGAAATTACTGTAACAAGCGATAAAGCAGAGGAGTTGCTGGGTTTAACAATGGGGTCACCAGTACAAACGCAACCTGAGGTTAAACACATAGAGGATACATTAACAGTTAATGTACATGGTAAAAGTTTAACAGAGGCTGGTAAAAGTAAGAATGTTACAGGTATTTATAATGGCTTTGGTTCACAACTAACGGTAGATAAAGACCTTATTGTACGATTAAAGAATGATGCACCAGCATCGAAGCGAGAATTAGGTCATTATTATATGAGTGCAGTCTATGCTGGTTATGGCGGTAAGGTACCACGTCTAAGTAAAGATAACCCTGATCGAGACTATGGTGATACTAATATTCATGTGAAAGGTAATGTAGATATCGATGCTATCGGCTCTGGTTTACAAGTCAATCAACGAGGTCATATCCTTGTTGATGGAGGCGGTAAGATTATCACTCATCCTGTAGAAACATCTGATACCTATTCTGTAGTAGCAGAAGAAGGGGATGTATATGTTAATGCAGGCGCTGATGGCAAACATCCAGGCACTCATGACTTGGTTGTTGTTGGTAATGTAGGCTTAATCGATAAGGACTATGGTCGCGATCCAAACCATAATGAAGAACCGACGAATGTAGGTTTAGCTTTCACAACACCAAATTCTAGCCTCACAGGTGCTGTATTAAATGAATATGCTGAAAGCAATAAAAATCCTCATAATTCTGGTGCAGATATTTACTTACAAAATGGTGCTACTTGGAATAATGAGTGGATTGGTATAGAGCGCCCTACACCTAAAAAAGAACGTCCATCAGGGGATAATGCAGCATACCTATACAAGGGCAGTAAGGTTCGTAATTTTGTAGGTGGTGTTAACCCAACTGCAGTAGGTAACATTCATCCTATCGATGCGCGGCCTATAACAATTCAGAACTATAGCGGTTATGTGAATACTATTTATAAATCTGGTGTGCCGGCTAGTGATACAGGAAAAGGGCAAATCATCGTTGAACATGCGGCGGATAATAGCCATATTACAATGCAAGGCGACCATTCCGGTAATACCATCGACGATGCAAGCTACAAAAAGGATATTCAAGCATTAGCTGAGAAATTACAATACACAGGCAATGATAAGAAGCTTAGCACAACAGTTCAAATTAATGAAGGTGTTACTACACCTGGTGCTGTAGCAGACCTAGGGGCAGATCATTTTGATTCTCAAGGTCATCTCGTTGTAGATGATACAACAAAAGTTGTTCGTGCTAGTGAATCATCGCTCGTAGGTGGCACAAAATCTGCCCTTACTTCAACAGTTATGGCGTGGAAAAATAATACTAATAATTTACAACGTCGTTTAGGTGACCTTCGTCTAGCTAATACAGATAAAGGAGTATGGGCTAAATATATAGGTGGTAAATCTAAGATTACAGATGGTGCTGATGCACATATGACATACAATGGCGTACAAGTTGGTTACGACCATAAGGCAACTAATGGTTGGATTTTTGGTGGTGCTATTGATTACAGCACATCTAGCAACTCTTATGCCAACGGCAGTGGCGACGGTAAGCTTGGCGGTATAGCCTTATATGGTACAAAACAACATGAGGATGGTCGGTATATAGATATCATCGCTCGTGGGAATAGATTATCCAACGACTATAGCCTTAACTCAATTAGTGGCCAACGTTTGAATGGTAACTACCATACATTTGGTACATCCTTGAGTGCTGAATATGGCAAACGTATTAAAAAACAAAATGGTTTCTATATCGACCCTAGTGTAGAATTTATTCTAGGGCGTTTAAATGGTGTATCCTATGATGCAACTATTGCAGGCGGCGGATCCATGCATGTGAAATCTGATGCTGTAAACTCTGCGGTAGGTAGACTTGGTATTGGTATTGGTAAAGAAACAGAAAAATCTAATATCTTTGCAAAACTAGCACTAGCTCATGA comes from the Veillonella dispar genome and includes:
- a CDS encoding autotransporter outer membrane beta-barrel domain-containing protein; this encodes MKLHRHLSAVMAALVLTGISYSAIATEITVTSDKAEELLGLTMGSPVQTQPEVKHIEDTLTVNVHGKSLTEAGKSKNVTGIYNGFGSQLTVDKDLIVRLKNDAPASKRELGHYYMSAVYAGYGGKVPRLSKDNPDRDYGDTNIHVKGNVDIDAIGSGLQVNQRGHILVDGGGKIITHPVETSDTYSVVAEEGDVYVNAGADGKHPGTHDLVVVGNVGLIDKDYGRDPNHNEEPTNVGLAFTTPNSSLTGAVLNEYAESNKNPHNSGADIYLQNGATWNNEWIGIERPTPKKERPSGDNAAYLYKGSKVRNFVGGVNPTAVGNIHPIDARPITIQNYSGYVNTIYKSGVPASDTGKGQIIVEHAADNSHITMQGDHSGNTIDDASYKKDIQALAEKLQYTGNDKKLSTTVQINEGVTTPGAVADLGADHFDSQGHLVVDDTTKVVRASESSLVGGTKSALTSTVMAWKNNTNNLQRRLGDLRLANTDKGVWAKYIGGKSKITDGADAHMTYNGVQVGYDHKATNGWIFGGAIDYSTSSNSYANGSGDGKLGGIALYGTKQHEDGRYIDIIARGNRLSNDYSLNSISGQRLNGNYHTFGTSLSAEYGKRIKKQNGFYIDPSVEFILGRLNGVSYDATIAGGGSMHVKSDAVNSAVGRLGIGIGKETEKSNIFAKLALAHEFSGKVNTTYSAPGNPTVQTTVDLKDTWLDAEIGGSWSVRPSTYLYGTFTKNFGATIDNTWRIDAGVRHNF
- a CDS encoding DUF4198 domain-containing protein codes for the protein MNKKILASLFAVGLAAGCVCSSVDAHGVFFANRTDEKVLVLGEGPVDNAYSADMVKNITAYDVQGKQIPVQVVKHEKNIAIVPPADLGVTVTNFDYGYWTKTKDGKTIHKPITEVPGAVKSTHAIKYDVHYWNAQAKPFVDKNAFIQIVPSVNPLTLRKGDTYEIQVFKDGKPYANAPLIKDLVNDLTGEAKADENGKATVAVTADGLNVVGVEVAFPTQTKGEQNKYFSALSFLISPEE